In a genomic window of Cytobacillus sp. FSL H8-0458:
- the spoIIIAD gene encoding stage III sporulation protein AD, translating into MEILQIVGFSLVATFLALIVKEQKPNFAFLLIVFVGCAIFLFLVDQIYAIIHMIEKIAVNAKVNIVYVETILKIIGIAYIAEFAAQITKDAGQGAIAAKIEMGGKILILAMAIPILTVLIETIIRMIPS; encoded by the coding sequence ATTGAAATTCTCCAGATAGTCGGATTTTCGCTTGTTGCCACGTTCCTGGCGCTGATTGTTAAGGAGCAAAAGCCGAATTTTGCGTTTTTGCTGATTGTTTTTGTCGGCTGTGCCATCTTTCTTTTTCTGGTCGACCAAATTTACGCCATTATCCATATGATTGAAAAGATTGCTGTCAATGCAAAGGTGAACATCGTCTATGTTGAAACCATTTTAAAGATTATCGGAATAGCCTATATTGCTGAGTTTGCCGCCCAAATTACGAAGGATGCAGGACAGGGAGCTATTGCAGCAAAAATTGAAATGGGCGGGAAGATTCTAATTCTTGCCATGGCCATTCCGATCCTAACTGTATTAATCGAAACCATTATTCGCATGATTCCGAGCTAG
- the spoIIIAC gene encoding stage III sporulation protein AC, protein MGLEVDIIFKIAGVGIVVAFLHTILDQVGKKEYAQWVTLFGFIYILFMVASIVDNLFQKIKSVFLFQG, encoded by the coding sequence ATGGGCTTAGAGGTAGATATCATATTCAAGATTGCAGGTGTGGGAATTGTTGTAGCCTTTTTGCATACTATTCTTGATCAGGTGGGCAAAAAAGAATACGCCCAATGGGTAACTCTTTTCGGATTTATTTATATCTTATTCATGGTTGCTTCCATTGTAGATAACCTTTTCCAAAAAATTAAATCAGTCTTTTTGTTTCAGGGATAA
- a CDS encoding alkaline phosphatase — protein sequence MKAKCIYIMVIFHLIVLGFLPAEGIAHQRNTNGPQNVIMMIGDGMGIGQIEIARKLEYGKDGRLFLESLPHTALVHTESANNYVTDSAAGGTALAIGKKTNNEMIGVTPDGKEADSILDLFKKNGKKAGVISTNTVTDATPAAFTASVSNRWSGQGEIARQQLESGVDVLLGGGRAYFTPEKQSGRDLIKEAKQQGYAYAGNRDELLNVKGSKLLGLFHDEYMNFKLDRHLLNSKEPSLKEMTEKAIDILSKGEQGFFLMAEGARIDHASHAGDITGIWKETIEFDEAVKYAVEWAKKDKETLVLIVADHETMGISASEPLDIQHLKEIKASPQYMASQLAKDENRGIYRSESVKSVLKQYANIDLTGQEIEAFNGKLKNKDSQVYPQYLAAWEIGSLIAEKYHGGILTNTIRSLSSTGGHTGNMIPLFAYGNGSETFTGVLENTDIPKKIAGLMNYSWH from the coding sequence ATGAAAGCAAAATGCATTTACATCATGGTTATTTTTCATCTTATTGTTCTTGGTTTCTTACCTGCAGAAGGAATAGCTCATCAAAGAAATACTAATGGACCGCAAAATGTCATTATGATGATTGGGGACGGAATGGGAATTGGACAGATTGAGATTGCAAGAAAACTGGAATACGGGAAGGATGGGCGGCTGTTCCTGGAATCTCTGCCTCACACCGCACTGGTGCATACCGAATCTGCCAATAATTATGTGACAGACTCTGCTGCCGGCGGTACGGCACTTGCAATTGGAAAAAAAACAAATAATGAGATGATCGGAGTTACACCTGATGGGAAGGAAGCAGACAGTATCCTTGATTTATTCAAGAAAAACGGTAAAAAAGCAGGGGTTATATCCACCAATACAGTTACAGATGCAACACCCGCAGCCTTTACAGCAAGTGTTTCAAACAGATGGTCCGGACAGGGGGAAATTGCACGCCAGCAGCTGGAATCCGGGGTGGACGTGCTGCTGGGAGGCGGCAGAGCATACTTCACACCAGAAAAGCAAAGCGGGCGAGATTTAATAAAAGAGGCAAAGCAACAAGGATATGCCTATGCCGGGAATCGGGATGAATTACTGAATGTCAAAGGTTCAAAGCTGCTTGGCTTGTTCCATGACGAATATATGAACTTTAAATTGGACCGGCATTTACTGAACAGCAAAGAACCCAGCTTAAAAGAAATGACTGAAAAGGCGATCGATATACTCTCAAAAGGAGAACAGGGATTTTTCCTCATGGCGGAAGGAGCTAGAATTGATCATGCTTCACACGCAGGTGATATTACAGGCATCTGGAAAGAAACAATTGAATTTGATGAAGCTGTCAAGTATGCGGTCGAATGGGCAAAAAAGGACAAAGAAACACTCGTCTTGATTGTGGCAGATCATGAAACCATGGGGATATCAGCATCAGAACCGCTGGATATACAGCATTTAAAGGAAATTAAGGCGTCTCCGCAGTATATGGCCAGCCAATTGGCAAAAGATGAAAATAGGGGCATTTACCGTTCAGAAAGCGTGAAGAGTGTTTTAAAACAGTATGCAAATATTGATTTAACCGGGCAGGAGATTGAGGCATTTAATGGCAAGCTTAAGAACAAAGACAGCCAGGTTTATCCTCAATACTTAGCAGCATGGGAAATAGGAAGCCTGATTGCTGAGAAATATCATGGGGGAATTTTAACAAATACAATAAGATCTCTTAGCTCAACCGGCGGTCATACCGGCAATATGATCCCTTTATTTGCTTACGGCAATGGGAGCGAAACTTTTACAGGAGTGCTCGAGAATACGGATATACCAAAAAAAATTGCCGGACTAATGAATTACAGCTGGCATTAA
- the spoIIIAA gene encoding stage III sporulation protein AA, whose translation METIIAFLPKKIAEQLQRIPPKILKDLEEIRVRISRPIELTARGVPHFLPYIVDSEDAVHLLNKISHFSIYTLEEELKRGYITIEGGHRVGLAGKVILEQGKVKAIRDISSFNIRIAREKVGIAQKLIPRIYRGGWLHTMIIGPPQTGKTTLLRDIARIISSGDPSSDLPASKVGIVDERSEIAGCVNGIPQMTFGNRIDVLDACPKAEGMMMMIRSMSPEVLVVDEIGRHEDAEAIMEAVNAGIKLIMTTHGNSLEEIKRRPTLQTILEMGVFQRFIELSRKDGPGSIVCIRNADGAGYQHQEGVM comes from the coding sequence TTGGAAACGATTATAGCCTTTTTGCCGAAAAAAATTGCCGAACAATTACAGAGAATCCCTCCGAAAATCTTAAAGGACCTGGAGGAAATCAGGGTCCGCATTTCGAGGCCTATTGAGCTGACAGCAAGGGGAGTACCGCATTTTCTCCCTTATATAGTTGATTCAGAAGACGCTGTGCATTTATTGAATAAAATAAGCCATTTCTCGATTTACACACTCGAGGAAGAGCTCAAAAGAGGTTATATAACGATTGAGGGCGGCCATCGGGTTGGACTTGCAGGAAAGGTCATTCTTGAGCAAGGCAAGGTAAAGGCGATCAGGGATATTTCCTCTTTTAACATTAGAATTGCCAGAGAGAAAGTTGGCATTGCCCAAAAGCTGATTCCGAGAATTTACAGGGGTGGCTGGCTGCATACCATGATTATTGGACCGCCGCAGACTGGTAAAACCACATTGCTGCGCGATATTGCAAGAATCATTTCATCTGGTGATCCAAGCAGTGACCTTCCTGCGAGTAAGGTTGGGATTGTGGATGAACGCTCCGAAATAGCAGGATGTGTGAATGGAATCCCGCAGATGACTTTTGGAAACAGAATTGATGTCCTTGACGCCTGTCCCAAAGCTGAGGGCATGATGATGATGATTCGTTCCATGAGCCCCGAGGTTCTGGTTGTCGATGAGATTGGCAGGCATGAAGATGCAGAGGCCATAATGGAGGCGGTGAATGCCGGAATAAAGCTGATTATGACTACACATGGAAATTCACTGGAGGAAATTAAGAGGCGCCCCACTTTACAGACCATACTTGAAATGGGTGTTTTTCAGCGATTTATTGAACTGAGCAGAAAAGATGGGCCGGGCAGCATTGTTTGCATTCGAAACGCAGACGGTGCGGGATATCAGCATCAAGAGGGCGTGATGTAA
- the spoIIIAB gene encoding stage III sporulation protein SpoIIIAB: protein MMKLIGAVFILIATTWAGFEASRHLTERPRQLRQLKSALQSLEAEIMYGHTPLHEASRRLSAQLSKPLSWFFESFAKKLTDSETTVKEAWEESLKEIWKMTAFKQGEFEIMKQFGETLGRHDRLSQQKQIMLTLSHLEREEADAHDRQVKYERMVKSLGFLSGLLLIILLM from the coding sequence ATGATGAAGCTTATTGGGGCTGTATTTATCCTCATTGCAACCACATGGGCAGGGTTTGAAGCCTCAAGGCACCTGACCGAACGGCCGCGCCAGCTTCGTCAGCTTAAATCGGCACTGCAGTCCTTAGAGGCTGAAATTATGTATGGCCATACACCTCTTCATGAAGCATCAAGACGACTTTCGGCCCAGCTTTCCAAGCCCTTATCCTGGTTCTTTGAATCCTTTGCAAAAAAACTGACCGATTCCGAGACGACAGTAAAGGAGGCATGGGAAGAAAGCTTGAAGGAAATATGGAAAATGACGGCCTTTAAACAAGGGGAATTCGAGATTATGAAGCAATTTGGCGAAACACTTGGAAGACATGACCGTCTTTCTCAGCAAAAGCAGATCATGCTGACCCTTTCCCATCTGGAACGTGAAGAGGCTGATGCACATGACAGACAAGTGAAATACGAGAGAATGGTCAAAAGTTTGGGGTTTTTATCCGGATTGCTCTTAATCATTTTACTAATGTAG
- the accC gene encoding acetyl-CoA carboxylase biotin carboxylase subunit, whose amino-acid sequence MIKKLLIANRGEIAVRIIRAAREMGIESVAVFSEADREALHVQLADEAYCIGPTASKDSYLNFTNIISVAKLTGCDAIHPGYGFLAENADFAELCRECNIIFVGPTPEAISKMGTKDIARETMKEAGVPIVPGSNGIIKDAEDAIQLAEKIEYPVIIKATAGGGGKGIRVARNEQELIKGITITQQEALTAFGNPGVYIEKYIEDFRHVEIQVLADNYGNTVHLGERDCSIQRRLQKLLEETPSPALDGETREEMGNAAVKAAKAVDYTGAGTIEFIYDYKNRKFYFMEMNTRIQVEHPVTEMVTGVDLIKEQIKVASGEKLNFTQSDVTFNGWSIECRINAENPEKNFMPSAGRINMYLPPGGLGVRVDSAAYPGYMIPPYYDSMIAKVITYGNTREEAISRMKRALSEFVVEGVHTTIPFHLKLLSHENFVEGQFNTKFLELHDVMNS is encoded by the coding sequence ATGATTAAAAAACTCTTGATTGCCAACAGAGGAGAAATAGCTGTCCGCATTATCAGGGCAGCCCGCGAAATGGGGATTGAATCTGTTGCTGTCTTTTCAGAAGCTGACAGGGAAGCACTCCATGTTCAGCTGGCAGATGAGGCATACTGCATTGGTCCAACAGCCTCAAAGGACAGCTATTTAAATTTTACAAATATAATAAGTGTCGCTAAGCTTACTGGCTGTGACGCCATTCATCCAGGTTATGGATTCCTTGCAGAGAATGCGGACTTTGCCGAATTGTGCAGAGAATGCAATATTATTTTTGTAGGACCTACACCTGAAGCCATCAGCAAAATGGGCACAAAGGATATTGCAAGGGAAACGATGAAGGAAGCAGGAGTTCCGATTGTTCCGGGCTCTAATGGAATCATTAAGGATGCTGAAGATGCTATTCAGCTGGCAGAAAAGATTGAATATCCGGTCATTATTAAAGCGACTGCGGGCGGAGGCGGGAAAGGGATCCGCGTAGCGCGCAATGAGCAGGAGCTTATAAAAGGAATTACGATCACACAGCAGGAAGCACTGACAGCATTCGGGAATCCTGGCGTTTACATCGAAAAATATATTGAGGACTTCCGTCATGTTGAGATCCAGGTTCTAGCAGACAATTACGGGAACACCGTCCATCTCGGGGAAAGGGATTGTTCCATTCAAAGACGTCTGCAAAAGCTGCTTGAGGAAACGCCTTCACCTGCACTTGACGGTGAAACACGCGAAGAGATGGGAAATGCTGCTGTAAAAGCTGCAAAAGCGGTTGATTATACAGGCGCTGGCACGATAGAATTTATATACGATTATAAAAATCGCAAGTTTTATTTCATGGAAATGAACACACGTATTCAGGTGGAGCATCCTGTTACAGAGATGGTAACAGGGGTCGATCTAATCAAGGAGCAAATTAAGGTTGCTTCAGGAGAAAAGCTTAATTTCACACAAAGTGATGTAACATTTAACGGCTGGTCAATCGAATGCAGAATTAATGCGGAAAACCCGGAGAAGAATTTTATGCCATCAGCAGGAAGGATCAATATGTATCTGCCTCCTGGCGGACTTGGTGTCCGAGTCGACTCTGCTGCATACCCGGGCTATATGATTCCTCCATATTACGATTCAATGATTGCAAAAGTGATCACTTATGGCAATACTAGAGAAGAAGCCATTTCCAGAATGAAAAGAGCATTAAGCGAATTTGTAGTGGAAGGGGTCCATACAACAATCCCGTTCCATCTCAAGCTCTTAAGCCATGAAAATTTTGTGGAAGGGCAGTTTAATACGAAATTTCTTGAATTGCATGATGTAATGAATTCTTAA
- a CDS encoding SIMPL domain-containing protein: MYYYQPFVRNTLQTGSHERSKTNTLRVSGEGKLAVQPDQANIKLGVLTEDRELQKAQEQNAAAISNVKKSLNAIGITDKQIQTSEFTIFPQYDFVDGKQIFRGYRVEHILAITIDEIENTGLVVDTGVENGANTVRGITFETENQPEFYQQALSMAVLDAYKKAETIAAALRVQLISTPVSITEGTLGIEQPVSFQSSTFVKSAASTPIQPGTIEIESRITAEFIYYS; the protein is encoded by the coding sequence ATGTATTATTATCAGCCATTTGTCCGCAATACTCTGCAGACTGGAAGCCATGAAAGGTCCAAGACAAATACTTTAAGGGTTTCAGGTGAAGGAAAGTTAGCTGTACAGCCTGATCAGGCTAATATAAAGCTGGGAGTTTTAACAGAAGACCGGGAGCTTCAGAAAGCACAGGAGCAGAATGCAGCTGCCATTTCAAATGTCAAAAAGTCGCTTAATGCCATTGGAATTACAGATAAGCAAATTCAAACGTCTGAATTCACTATTTTTCCTCAGTATGATTTTGTGGATGGCAAGCAAATTTTCCGAGGGTACAGGGTTGAGCATATACTCGCCATTACGATCGATGAAATAGAAAATACAGGACTTGTTGTGGATACGGGAGTGGAAAACGGCGCAAATACGGTTAGAGGAATTACTTTCGAAACTGAAAACCAGCCGGAATTCTACCAGCAGGCATTAAGCATGGCCGTATTGGATGCTTACAAAAAGGCAGAAACAATCGCTGCTGCACTAAGAGTACAATTAATCAGCACTCCAGTATCGATTACGGAAGGAACTTTAGGCATTGAGCAGCCTGTTTCTTTTCAATCCTCCACTTTTGTTAAAAGTGCCGCAAGCACACCTATCCAGCCGGGCACCATAGAAATTGAAAGCCGCATCACGGCCGAGTTCATCTATTACAGCTAG
- the spoIIIAE gene encoding stage III sporulation protein AE, with the protein MKQRMQKILRLSLFLFFFLTPIVQASPKTGEAEETISPQDLIETQVEKLELNELKGFWEDITTEYGGFLPESQKGSLYEFIKGDKEFSLKDWAGGAIKFVFHEFIVNGKLLGTLILLTVFSMFLQSLQNSFEKSTVSKAAYSIVFMVLIIIALNSFHVAVTYTEETISTMVSFIMALIPLLLALIASSGGVVSAAFFHPVILFLMNVSGIFIQYVILPLLFLSALLSIVSTLSEHYKVTQLANLLRNWSIGLLGMFLTVFLGVISVQGASAAVTDGITIRTAKFITGNFIPVIGRMFTDATDTVISASVLLKNTVGIAGVAILLIIAAFPAIKILMIAFIYKFAAAILQPLGGGPIISCLDIISKSIIYVFAALAIVSLMFFLSITVIIAAGNLTMMVR; encoded by the coding sequence ATGAAGCAAAGGATGCAGAAAATTTTACGGTTGAGCTTATTTCTATTCTTTTTCCTGACACCAATTGTACAAGCCTCACCAAAGACCGGCGAAGCAGAAGAGACGATATCCCCGCAGGATTTAATTGAAACCCAGGTGGAGAAGTTAGAACTTAATGAATTAAAAGGATTTTGGGAAGATATCACCACAGAATATGGAGGCTTTTTGCCCGAGAGTCAAAAGGGGAGTCTCTATGAATTCATAAAAGGAGATAAGGAATTTTCACTAAAAGATTGGGCTGGCGGCGCGATTAAGTTTGTGTTCCATGAGTTTATAGTCAATGGGAAATTGCTGGGGACTCTGATATTGCTGACGGTGTTCAGCATGTTCCTTCAGTCGCTGCAGAATTCATTTGAAAAAAGTACTGTCAGTAAAGCTGCCTATTCCATCGTCTTCATGGTGTTAATTATTATTGCACTGAACAGCTTCCATGTTGCGGTCACTTACACAGAGGAAACCATTTCCACCATGGTGTCATTCATTATGGCACTCATTCCGCTGCTGCTTGCACTGATTGCTTCTTCGGGAGGTGTGGTATCTGCAGCGTTTTTCCACCCGGTGATACTATTTTTGATGAATGTCAGCGGAATATTTATCCAGTATGTTATTCTTCCGCTTCTATTTTTATCAGCCCTTTTAAGCATTGTCAGCACATTGTCAGAACACTATAAGGTAACTCAGCTTGCCAATCTTCTCCGGAATTGGAGCATTGGGCTTCTTGGGATGTTCCTGACGGTCTTTCTGGGAGTTATATCGGTTCAGGGAGCATCGGCCGCGGTTACAGATGGAATAACCATACGGACAGCAAAATTTATTACAGGGAATTTTATTCCGGTCATTGGGAGGATGTTTACAGATGCGACAGATACCGTAATCAGCGCTTCGGTGCTTTTAAAAAATACTGTTGGGATAGCAGGTGTAGCCATTCTCCTTATTATTGCAGCATTTCCTGCAATCAAAATTTTAATGATTGCCTTTATATATAAATTTGCGGCAGCCATTTTGCAGCCGTTGGGGGGAGGGCCGATCATATCCTGCCTGGATATAATCAGCAAGAGCATCATCTATGTTTTTGCCGCTCTGGCCATTGTCTCCCTAATGTTTTTCCTTAGCATTACAGTTATTATTGCGGCCGGCAATTTGACCATGATGGTCAGGTAG
- a CDS encoding SpoIIIAH-like family protein: protein MLLKKQTVWLLTMLSLVVVLSVYYVTSPEQKGSDLAGMEEKAEGEMESVESEDGKAIITNTASDEMFENLRLQLDDERSRMKEDLQEVLGQTDLPAEERMKAKDQIDELNEIAQKEAMLETLIRAMDYEDVLVRADGKKVQITVKAKDHSASAANNIIQEVRNEIGKLEAVAVEFQVEK from the coding sequence ATGCTTTTAAAGAAACAAACGGTCTGGCTATTAACAATGCTGAGTTTGGTGGTTGTATTATCGGTTTATTATGTAACATCACCGGAGCAAAAAGGCAGTGACCTTGCTGGAATGGAAGAAAAGGCAGAGGGCGAAATGGAGTCAGTTGAAAGTGAAGATGGCAAAGCGATCATTACAAACACTGCCAGTGATGAAATGTTTGAAAATCTCCGCCTTCAGCTTGATGACGAGCGCAGCCGCATGAAGGAAGACCTGCAGGAGGTCCTCGGTCAAACTGACCTTCCTGCCGAAGAAAGAATGAAGGCAAAAGATCAAATTGATGAATTAAATGAAATCGCTCAAAAGGAAGCGATGCTTGAAACATTAATCAGAGCGATGGATTATGAAGATGTGCTTGTCCGTGCTGATGGAAAAAAGGTTCAAATTACTGTTAAGGCAAAAGATCATTCAGCTTCAGCTGCAAACAATATCATCCAGGAAGTAAGGAACGAAATTGGTAAGCTTGAGGCAGTGGCTGTTGAATTCCAGGTTGAAAAATAA
- the spoIIIAF gene encoding stage III sporulation protein AF, which yields MDFIKEWVTNIILFVLLATVIDMLLPSSKLQKYTKMVTGLLLIAIILTPILRIISSDFEEALVSVPVFEASGEKNMENLIEMKKKEIQASSDAYILEQMAVHMKQDAEEELMEQYGLEIANIDILVDESSDQAFPDNLQKVMIQLKAEDAEAEAVEVVKTVEINAGKPLPSSGPEHEDAERIASLLAQKWNVDANSIEVLVEGGNMDRDG from the coding sequence GTGGATTTCATAAAAGAATGGGTAACCAACATCATATTGTTTGTTCTGCTTGCCACTGTCATAGATATGCTCCTCCCAAGCTCCAAGCTTCAGAAGTACACCAAAATGGTGACAGGGCTGCTGCTTATAGCGATTATTCTTACACCGATCTTGAGAATTATATCAAGTGATTTTGAAGAGGCTCTTGTTTCTGTGCCGGTTTTTGAGGCTTCCGGAGAAAAAAATATGGAAAATTTAATAGAAATGAAGAAAAAAGAAATACAAGCCTCAAGTGATGCATATATTTTAGAACAAATGGCTGTCCACATGAAACAGGACGCAGAAGAGGAGTTGATGGAACAGTACGGTCTGGAAATTGCTAACATTGATATTTTAGTAGATGAAAGCAGTGATCAAGCCTTCCCGGATAACCTGCAAAAGGTCATGATCCAACTCAAAGCAGAAGATGCAGAAGCTGAAGCTGTAGAAGTGGTTAAAACAGTGGAAATCAATGCCGGGAAACCTCTTCCATCCAGCGGGCCCGAACATGAAGACGCAGAAAGAATTGCTTCTCTTCTCGCACAAAAATGGAATGTAGACGCAAACTCAATCGAAGTTCTGGTAGAAGGGGGGAATATGGACAGGGATGGATAA
- the accB gene encoding acetyl-CoA carboxylase biotin carboxyl carrier protein, with amino-acid sequence MLKVQEIRELIKLVDQSNIDEFVYEHEGSKIKMKKKGNEAAAVQQVQPVAAQVLAPVPQPVQPAAVKVEEPKAEAPADAPAAKAEAAEDLHKIVSPMVGTFYQSSSPDADAYVKAGSKVTKDSIVCIVEAMKLFNEIEAEVNGEIVEVLVKDGQLVEYGQPLFLVKPE; translated from the coding sequence ATGTTAAAAGTACAAGAAATCCGTGAACTGATTAAATTGGTAGATCAGTCAAATATTGATGAATTTGTATATGAGCATGAAGGTTCTAAAATTAAAATGAAGAAAAAAGGCAATGAAGCAGCCGCAGTACAGCAAGTCCAGCCTGTAGCCGCTCAAGTGTTAGCGCCTGTTCCACAGCCTGTCCAGCCAGCTGCTGTGAAAGTGGAAGAGCCAAAAGCAGAAGCTCCGGCAGATGCACCTGCAGCAAAGGCTGAAGCCGCGGAAGACTTACATAAGATTGTCTCACCAATGGTAGGGACCTTTTATCAATCATCATCACCTGATGCTGATGCATATGTAAAAGCCGGTTCAAAAGTTACAAAAGATTCCATTGTCTGCATTGTAGAAGCAATGAAATTATTTAATGAAATTGAAGCAGAAGTAAATGGTGAAATCGTAGAAGTGCTTGTAAAGGACGGCCAATTAGTAGAATATGGCCAGCCACTATTTTTAGTAAAGCCTGAATAA
- a CDS encoding Asp23/Gls24 family envelope stress response protein → MNENNILEMSPENSGLGKVEIAPEVIEVIAGIAASEVEGVAQMRGNFATGVVERLGKKNHGKGVKVELTEEGIKVDVYCLMKFGVSIPSVAQKIQDNIRQALLNMTALDAQEVNIHVVGIMFENQKHEVEYEQEM, encoded by the coding sequence ATGAACGAAAATAATATTCTCGAAATGAGCCCTGAAAATTCAGGTCTTGGCAAGGTGGAAATTGCTCCGGAAGTTATTGAGGTAATTGCCGGCATTGCTGCTTCAGAAGTAGAAGGTGTTGCGCAAATGCGCGGGAACTTCGCTACAGGAGTAGTTGAAAGGCTTGGTAAAAAGAACCACGGCAAAGGTGTTAAAGTTGAATTAACAGAAGAAGGCATCAAAGTCGATGTATATTGTCTGATGAAATTCGGCGTGTCAATCCCAAGCGTTGCCCAAAAAATTCAGGACAATATCCGGCAGGCCCTCCTGAATATGACAGCCCTGGACGCCCAGGAAGTTAACATTCACGTAGTAGGAATCATGTTTGAAAACCAAAAGCATGAAGTTGAATACGAACAGGAAATGTAA
- the spoIIIAG gene encoding stage III sporulation protein AG: protein MDNEKGPFTWIKKMISKDGQSDKKPGKFHYLLLVLLFGAAIMLISNTLFQEDSSTGDLPVFKNGEEVKQEEEVPVFGQQKSGGNDTIANYEKAYEAQIKEALDAIIGVEDATVVVNVDATEKKVLEKNKTTQTQKTDETDREGGKRKVEDQSQEEQLVIVRNGEKEVPIVIETKKPEIRGVLVVAKGAENIQVKKWIIEAVTRALDVPSHRVSVMPKKTKGE from the coding sequence ATGGATAATGAAAAAGGTCCTTTCACATGGATAAAGAAAATGATTTCCAAAGATGGACAGTCTGATAAGAAACCCGGTAAATTCCATTATTTGCTGCTTGTTCTCCTTTTTGGGGCAGCGATCATGCTGATCAGCAATACGCTGTTTCAAGAAGACAGTTCCACCGGGGATTTGCCCGTTTTTAAAAATGGAGAAGAAGTGAAGCAGGAGGAAGAGGTGCCGGTATTCGGCCAGCAGAAATCCGGAGGAAATGACACCATTGCCAATTATGAAAAGGCATATGAAGCCCAAATAAAAGAGGCGCTTGATGCAATCATAGGGGTAGAAGATGCTACTGTGGTGGTGAATGTGGATGCCACAGAGAAGAAAGTCCTTGAAAAAAACAAAACAACCCAAACTCAGAAAACCGATGAAACAGATCGGGAAGGCGGCAAAAGGAAGGTTGAGGATCAGTCACAGGAGGAACAGCTTGTGATTGTCCGAAATGGAGAAAAAGAGGTTCCCATTGTCATAGAAACCAAGAAACCTGAAATAAGGGGAGTGCTGGTTGTGGCAAAAGGGGCTGAAAATATACAAGTGAAAAAGTGGATTATTGAGGCAGTAACCAGAGCTCTGGATGTTCCAAGCCATAGAGTATCTGTAATGCCTAAAAAAACTAAGGGGGAATAA
- the nusB gene encoding transcription antitermination factor NusB, whose amino-acid sequence MKRRTAREKALQALFQIDVSGTEPGTAIEHVLEGEKNDEYLSKLVSGVLEHKEEIDSEIKGFLEKWTLERLATVDRNLLRLSVFELLYLTEEVPANVVLDEAIEIAKLYGDDQSSKFINGVLSKVKEKL is encoded by the coding sequence ATGAAGAGAAGAACAGCCAGAGAAAAAGCATTGCAGGCTTTATTTCAAATTGATGTTAGCGGGACAGAACCTGGGACCGCCATCGAACATGTTTTAGAGGGTGAAAAAAACGATGAATACCTAAGCAAACTTGTATCAGGTGTGCTGGAGCATAAAGAAGAAATTGATAGTGAAATCAAAGGATTCCTTGAAAAATGGACGCTGGAGAGACTTGCCACTGTAGACCGCAATCTTCTGCGATTATCTGTTTTTGAGCTGCTGTATTTAACAGAGGAAGTGCCAGCCAATGTGGTGCTTGATGAAGCAATTGAAATTGCCAAACTTTACGGCGACGATCAGTCAAGCAAGTTTATTAATGGTGTTTTATCAAAGGTAAAAGAAAAACTTTAA